CTGACCGGCACCACGGCGCTGCTGTGGACGCCCACGCTGGTGGTGCTCACCCCGCAGCTGCGCGAGGTGCGGCGGATGGTGGGCTTCCTCTCCCCGGACGAGCTGCTGGCGGAGCTGGGGATCGCGCTGGGGCTGGCGGATCTCGCGCGGCAGCGCTACCCGGAAGCGGCGGCGCGCTTCGCGCCGGTGGCGCACACCGACCTGCCGACCGCAGCCGAGGCGCTCTACTGGCTGGGCGTGGCCGAGTTCTACCGCGGGGGCAAGAGCATCGCCCCGCTGGCGCCGCACTGGCGGGCCATCGGCGAGCGCTTCCCCGAGAGCACCTGGTGGACGCGCGCCGACGTGCTGGACGAGGCGGCGGTACCGGCGGCGGCGTAGAGGCCCTCTCTCCCCCGGCCCCCTCTCCCCCAATGATTGGGGCAAAGGGGGAGAACTCGGCACGGGAGGCGGAGCCCGGCGTGATCGGCAGGGATCGGGCTGGCTGTTCCCTGTTCCCTGCCGTTGCGTGAGGGATGCGCGCCCGGAGGGCCGGGACGGCGCCGCGACACGGGGTATCGTCGCGGCGGTGGCCCGGCGCGGTTGGGCACAGTCGTATCGTGCCCTACCGCGCGCGCAGCCCGGCCCGGAGCGCAGCGGAGGGACACGCCCAAAACTGCAGTGCGAGGTGCGAAGTGCGTTTCGACTGATTTCTGACCAGGCCGAACGATGGACGTGAGACCGTACCTGGAGCCCCGGCCGGAGGAGGGGCTCGACCCCGACGACTGGGACGCGCTGCGGGCGCTGGCGCACCGCATGGTGGACGACGTGGTCGACTTCCACGCCTCGGTGGGCGGGCGGCCGGCGTGGCAGCCGGTACCGCCCGAGGCGCGCGCGGAGATCGGCCGCGAGCCGCCGGCGGAGGGGGTCGGCGCGGAGGCGGCGTACGAGCGCTTCCGCCGGCTGGTGCAGCCGTACCCGTTCGGCAACGTGCACCCGCGCGCCTGGGGGTGGGTGAACGGCACGGGCACCACGCTGGGCGCGCTGGCCGAGATGCTGGGCGCGGCCATGAACCCCAACGCCTGGGG
This window of the Longimicrobium sp. genome carries:
- a CDS encoding thioredoxin family protein, with product MEATIAWHGQGDVEDALERARREDRAVLVDFWSPGCKGCQAYERETYPDADVAAFLNERFVAIKYNTHQPSADLKRLTGTTALLWTPTLVVLTPQLREVRRMVGFLSPDELLAELGIALGLADLARQRYPEAAARFAPVAHTDLPTAAEALYWLGVAEFYRGGKSIAPLAPHWRAIGERFPESTWWTRADVLDEAAVPAAA